AACGGGGCCGGCCTCGGCGCGTGGCACCAGACCGGCTGGACGGCGCTGGTCGCCGACCTGATCCTCACCCTGCGCCGCTGACCGGCCGGGGGCGGAAACCGGGATGAGCGCCGGCCCCCGCGCCCAGTACGGTGTGCCCGGTCCGGTCGACGGGAGGAGCGGGGGATGACGCAGACGCGACAGGAGAACGGCAGGGTGCTCGTCTTCGACGCCGACGACACGCTCTGGGAGAACAACGTCCTCTTCGAGCGGGTCATCGACGACTTCCTGACCTGGCTGGACCATCCCACCCTGGACCGGGTCGAGATCCGGGCCATCCTGGACGACATCGAACGCGCCAACACCGTCGCGCACGGGTACGGCAGTCGGGTCTTCCTGCGCAGTCTCGGCGAGTGCCTGGAACGGCTGCGGCGGCGCCCGGCCACCGTCGAGGAGCGCGGGCGACTCGACGAGCTGGTGACGGCCCTGGTCACGCACCAGGTGGAGCTGATGCCGGGGGTGGCTGAGACGTTGGACGCGCTGGCCGCCCGGCACGAGCTGCTGCTCACCAAGGGCGACCGGGAGGAGCAGCAGCGCAAGCTGGACGCCTGCGGACTGCTGCCGCACTTCCGGGCCGCGCACGTGGTGGCGGAGAAAGGCGTCGACACGTACCGCTGGCTGATCCGCGAGCACGGCTTCGATCCGGCGGTGGCCTGGATGATCGGCAACTCCCCGAAGTCGGACATCCTGCCGGCCCGGGCCGCCGGGATGAACGCGGTGTTCATCCCGAACGAGAACACCTGGGCGCTGGAGCACGACGAGCTGGATCCGGGCGACCCCCGCGTGTTGCGCCTCGCCACCTTCCCCGAGCTGCTGCGACACTTCTGAATGACAGCGTCGGCGACCGTCGCGGCGTCACACCGACCTGCCGGCGGACGGCATTGAGATTGATCACCATTGCGCCCGGTCGGCACGCCTTGTCCGGACGATCGTCGCGCGCCTAACCTTCTCCCGTGTCGACGGTCCGTCGGGGCGGGCCGGCGACACGACCGGAGCCCGGTACGGCGCACCGTGGAGCTGAGTGCGCGCGGGCCGCTCCGTGCCCCGCAGCCTGCTGTCGAGGGACGTGTCAGGTCGCGGGGGACCGGGTGGCGGAAACCGCCGCCGGACCGGACGCCCGGTGGTCAGGACCGGGGAGTTGCGGACCCGGTCCTGACCGACTCCTCCGTACGGCGGACGCCCCGGACGCGCTCGGTGCCCCCGGGGCGCCCAGTGCCCCCGGACGCGCTCAGTCGGCGTCGCCGCGGACGATCGCCACGGCCACCCGGCAGAACTCGTCCATGTCGGGAGAGAACCCCGCGGCGATGTCGGGATGCAGCCCGGAGCGGGTCTCGTCCAGCAGCCGCTGACACACCTGCTCCACCGGCTCACCGGCGTAGTCGGCCCGGACCCGGTCGGTGGCGGCCCGCAGCGCCGAGGTGAGCTGGGCCTCCAACGGCCCGCGCAGTTTCTGCTGTACCGGGTCCAGCCCCCTCGGGTCGAGGGTGACATGTGGCTCCGACATCGGCGCTCCCTTCGTCGGCGTCCGCGTACCCCGCCGCGGACGGCGGTCAAACCACGGGCGACGCCTCCGCCACCCGTACCTGGTAGGAGAACTCCTCGGCCGGCTCCTCCACGTACGACAGGCGGCGGATCTGCCGGTCGTCGGTGTAGAGGGCCACGTCCACCAGCACGCCGAGGTGGGCGAGGCCGATGGTGGCGATCCGCTTCTTGTCCGCCAGGACGGCGCAGATCCCGCCGAGCAGGGTGCTGGCGTCGGAGGTGCGGTGCCCGGGCGGGCAGCGCAGGGTCAGGTCGATCTCGACCGGCCCGGTCAGCGGGGTCCAGCCGGTGCGCTGGGCGGCGGTCAACGCCGCCTCCAGGAGAGCGCGGACCCGGGTGGCCTGCCGATGACCGGCGGCGAAGATCGACAGGGCTTCGGTCTTGACCGGTGGCAGGCCGCTCACCTCGAACGTCAGGGCGAGAGCGCGGGTGTCCTGCACGACGGCACCTCCTCGTGGGACGATCCTGCCCGAGCGGACCCGTGGGAGTGAGGCGTTCCCACGACAACCCCCCGATCGGGCCGGACGGGAGCCGGCCGAGGGTGGATCGACGACGACGGCGACGCCCCCGGCCGCGGTGACAGAACACGCTAGTGCACGACCACCTGCTCTCGGTAGTCGCCACGGTCACCGACCGGGCGGAAAGCGGCGCCGTTGCGCGGAGCGCGGCGCCGGGCCCGCTCAGTGACCGGGCGCGAAAGCGCAGAACTCGTTGCCCTCCGGGTCCGCCAGGATCCACCAGCCGATGTCGTCGTCCGGCTCGCGCAGCAGGGACGCGCCGGCGGCCACCAGCGCCGCGCAGTCGGGGCCGGTCAGGTCGACGTCCCAGTGCATCCGGTTCTTGACCGTCCTCGGCTCGGGCACCGGCGCGAAGACCCAGTGGTCCCAGGGGAAGCCGGCCCCGCCGACGACGGAGGTGACGCCGCCGTGGCCGTGGTCGACCCGGCCGCCGACCACCTCCGCCCACCAGGTGGCCTGCGCGACGGCGTCCCGGGCGTCGACGACCAGCTCGAACGGGCCGGCGGCGCGGCCCGGCCGGGAGGCGAACGCGCAGAACTCGTTGCCCTCCGGGTCGGCGAGCACCCACCAGGGGGCCTCGTCGTCGGGCTCGCGGACCAACCGGGCGCCGGCGGCCACCAGGGCGGCCGGGTCCGGCCGGTCCAACCGCAGGTCCAGGTGTACGCGGGTCTTGGCGGCGCGCGGCTCGGCGACCCGGTTGACCCAGATCGACTCCGGGCCGGGACGTCCGGGCCGACCGTCGACCCGGACGTCCCCGTCGCCCAGATCGACCACGTCGCCGCCGAGCGTCCGGGCCCAGAAGGCGCCGAGGGCGGGCGGGTCGAGGGCATCCAGGCAGAGATCCTTGAACCGGGCGATCACCGGCCCATCATGCCGCCTGCCGACCGGCGCCGCAGGGCGCCCCTCCTTGGCCGCACGTCAGCGACGGCCGCGTTTGATCTCGTGGAAGGCCGGCATCCGGACCAGGGGGAGCAGCGAGTCCCAGAGCAGCAGGGCGTCGTCGCGGTCGGGCGCCTCGGTGACGATCGGGCCGTGCACACCCCGCT
The sequence above is a segment of the Micromonospora sp. WMMD882 genome. Coding sequences within it:
- a CDS encoding HAD family hydrolase; translated protein: MTQTRQENGRVLVFDADDTLWENNVLFERVIDDFLTWLDHPTLDRVEIRAILDDIERANTVAHGYGSRVFLRSLGECLERLRRRPATVEERGRLDELVTALVTHQVELMPGVAETLDALAARHELLLTKGDREEQQRKLDACGLLPHFRAAHVVAEKGVDTYRWLIREHGFDPAVAWMIGNSPKSDILPARAAGMNAVFIPNENTWALEHDELDPGDPRVLRLATFPELLRHF
- a CDS encoding VOC family protein, translated to MIARFKDLCLDALDPPALGAFWARTLGGDVVDLGDGDVRVDGRPGRPGPESIWVNRVAEPRAAKTRVHLDLRLDRPDPAALVAAGARLVREPDDEAPWWVLADPEGNEFCAFASRPGRAAGPFELVVDARDAVAQATWWAEVVGGRVDHGHGGVTSVVGGAGFPWDHWVFAPVPEPRTVKNRMHWDVDLTGPDCAALVAAGASLLREPDDDIGWWILADPEGNEFCAFAPGH